The Morococcus cerebrosus sequence TCATCGATATTTCCCCGATGGGCTGCCGCACCGGTTTCTACATGAGCCTCATCGGTACACCCGACGAGCAGCAGGTTGCCGACGCATGGCTCGCTTCAATGCAGGATGTGGTCAATGTCAAAGACCAAAGCAAAATCCCCGAGTTGAACGAATACCAATGCGGCACCTATCTGATGCACTCGCTTGCCGAAGCGCAGGAAATCGCGCAAAACGTCCTGACGCGCAAAGTGGCGGTGAATAAAAACGAAGAGCTGACGCTGGATGAAAGTTTGCTGAACGCTTAAACGATATGCTTGAAAAAAGGTCGTCTGAAAACTGAACTGCCCCCCAAATCTTGGACACTCATAAAAGCCTATTCAGGCGCTCTGTGCAAGCTGGGTTCTGTATGCGACAGGACTCAGCTTTTTCAATTTCAAACTGCAACGCTCCCGGTTGTAGTAATCCATATAGTCATCTATCTGCTTCATCAATTCATCTACCGTCAATTCACCTGCGTTATAGAAACACTCCGTCTTCAACACCGCAAAGAAGCTTTCCATCGGCGCATTGTCCCAACAGTTCGCCTTTCGCGACATGCTTTGAACCATGGAATGCCCCGCAAGCAATTCCCTATACCCCGCCGTACGGTACAGCACACCTTGGTCCGAATGAAGCATCGTTCCTTTAGCAGTCAGACGGAGGGCGGCTTTTTCGAGCATTTCCTTCACCATTTCGCTGTTGGCATTGCGGCTCATGGCGTAGGCGACGATTTCCCGGTTGAACAAGTCCAAGATTGGCGAGAGGTACAGTTTGCCGTCGCTCCCTTTGAGTTCGGTAACGTCGGTCAGCCATTTTTCGTTGGGCTTTCGGGCTTTGAACCGGCGTTTGAGGAGGTGTTCCGATATCTCGCCCATGGCGGGATGGCGGTAGGCTTTTTTCGCCCGTATGAGGGCTTTCAGTTCCATCTGCTTCATCAACCGCGCCGCTTTTTTGCGGTTCCAATCTAATGCGGCGGCAATGCGCCTTTGTCCGTAGCGTCCTTTATGCCGCCGGTAGGTTTCGACAAGGAGGGCTTTGTCGGCTGCGTCGGGGTCGGGTCGGTCTTGGTGATGGTAGTAAAAGCTGCTTTTGGGCAGGTTTGCGATGTGCAGCAGGTATTTGAGCGGGTGTTGCGCCCTCAGTGTTTGGACGGTTTGGCTTTGTCCTTTTCGGTCCGCTTTTGGCTGAGGGCTTTTAACTCCTTTAGGTAGGCGACCTCTGCGCGCATATAGCACAACTCTTC is a genomic window containing:
- the luxS gene encoding S-ribosylhomocysteine lyase; protein product: MPLLDSFKVDHTRMHAPAVRVAKTMTTPKGDTITVFDLRFCVPNKEILSEKGIHTLEHLFAGFMRDHLNGNGVEIIDISPMGCRTGFYMSLIGTPDEQQVADAWLASMQDVVNVKDQSKIPELNEYQCGTYLMHSLAEAQEIAQNVLTRKVAVNKNEELTLDESLLNA
- a CDS encoding IS3 family transposase codes for the protein MLYARRGRLPKGVKSPQPKADRKGQSQTVQTLRAQHPLKYLLHIANLPKSSFYYHHQDRPDPDAADKALLVETYRRHKGRYGQRRIAAALDWNRKKAARLMKQMELKALIRAKKAYRHPAMGEISEHLLKRRFKARKPNEKWLTDVTELKGSDGKLYLSPILDLFNREIVAYAMSRNANSEMVKEMLEKAALRLTAKGTMLHSDQGVLYRTAGYRELLAGHSMVQSMSRKANCWDNAPMESFFAVLKTECFYNAGELTVDELMKQIDDYMDYYNRERCSLKLKKLSPVAYRTQLAQSA